From the genome of Tenrec ecaudatus isolate mTenEca1 chromosome 1, mTenEca1.hap1, whole genome shotgun sequence:
TTGTCCTTACCTCTGCACTTCTTCATGGAGTCCAGGACGGAATTGTGTCTTGATTTGGCCTCACCGAGTGTTTTCTCCAAGTCCAGAGGAAGTGGGGTTGGGGAGAGAAATTGAAACCCTTggctcctgagaagacagggctcAGTTGTGTGGTGAGGTCAGGAAGGGGGGTGCTGGGGAGGGAGGGCCCTGACAATGAGAGGGGGatatgaggatgaggatggaGTCCTGGAGGTGGGTGTGAGGGAAGTCAGGGGTTAGAAAGCTGGGCGTGAGAAGGCAGGGCTAGGGACATGGGGCCAGGGATGAGGGGGGCacatagggagtggggaggggtcagagcagaggaACAAGGGGTCAAGGAGCGTCTGGTGGCAATGTTAGACAGAGACACAGGTGTTGGTGAGGGAGGTGTTGGTGAGTACTGAGCGTTTTTGACTACAATGTGAGTGCATGTTGATTGTTACATGTATGAATAAGTCAGCATGAGAGGCACATGGGAAGGCCCAGCATACCTGTTCAACATATATCTGATGTTCTAGGAAAGAAAGAGACAAAACACAACCTCAGCTCTTGGCCGCTTTCCGGCAGGCACAGAGTAAAGAACATTCCTGGTGCGGGACAAAGAAGCAGGTGGAAGGTGAAGCCAACCTCTTTGTGCCAAGACGGGCCAGTGGGCAAGGAAATGACTCACTCGGAAGAGGAGTTGGGTGGCGATCAGGGGAGGAAGAGCAAGTTCGGAAGACAAGCTCTGTATCTGACATCAAACCAGGGGCGTACTGCTCAGAGACTGGAGGGACCCCCAAAGTTATGGCCCTGACCCTTCAGGGTGGGACTGGAACTCACCTCCATGTGGGCATAACCTATCATTGAAcatcaaaaggtcagcatttaagccaaggacaaagtccagagggttgggaaagatggagagatggAAACAGGATGTGGGATGAGATGGTGCTTCTAAGGAATTGCAATGATGAGTTGAATCGGGGCGTGCACCTGTTGTTGAACGCAATACGGTGATCTGCTCAATGCACCTTCGCCCACTTCACAGTAAAAGGGAAACACAGAGCCAGGAGAGCCCTGCTCGGCTGCCAGGGGTGTGGAGGGGGCTACAATGACTTCCCAAGgcaatcattctttaaagaaagcaGTCGCTTCTTGCTCTGCTGGGAGTGGAAGGTGAAAAATGGCGGTCCTTCGCTGATTCTGAGCATCAGCCAGGCCCACACTGTCCATGTGTGGCTACTGAAAAGTGGCCAGTGTTTTAAACACTGAAGGCATTAAGATGCTTTCCCTGCTCAACACAATCTTTCTGATTCAAAAGGATTGCATTGTCTGTCAACCACTAAAAATATAGTGTTCCAAGTAAGCTAATTGTGCAGAGGTGGGCAACGTATACTAAATTTCTAAGACTTGTTATTAAAAAAATAGTCTCTAATatctcattaatattttaaaatattggttaCAAGTAGAAATGgcagtatttttaaataaagtgTCTTATACGAGCCATATTTTAAAAGTCAATCCCATCCATTTCCCTAGACGAGGCATCTAGGGAAAAATGTGACAGTGAGGTGTGACTCACACCACGTATATCTGAGTTACAGACTTGGTGGTTTGCATGATGATACTGGTTCTTGCTGGTATTTTGCTAGGTGGCCCTTCTGTGACCTGTGAACAGGGACGGGCTAGTCTGTAGCTCTGCCCCTAAGTGACActcacccacagcaggtcactggggGTCATTTGCTTCTTGGCTTTCAGAGATTGGATAAACCGATCGAGGAAGTTCAGTTGTGCGTCAATGCTAGTGATGTAGAGGTTGCTCGCATTTTCTCCTTCTTGAGCAAGCTCATGCAGTCGTGACATGAGAGCCGTCTCctcctccttgaggacctgaaaCTGCTGATTGAATTCTGCCGTGACTCTTTCGATTTCCTGTTCCACCTGGGCCTGGGGGCAAGGAGAACAAGGATGGAGCAGGCACGAGGATGGCCCGCGATTATCCCCTCTGTTATTGAAAATGTCAGTCTTATTAAGTTTACACTTGAATTAAATGTCACTTAAAAGCAGTGCTGTGGGGCAGATTTGAAAAGGAACATTGAAGAGCGCTTTTTTTTAAGCATTCATCACGAGCTCAATAGTAGGCTAATTTATTTATGATTGAGCTTTTTCCCCCCCTTCAGGCAAGCTACTTTGCATTTCCAAAAGGCTTTttcgaacaaaaaaaaaatcttatcatagggaatgagtgggggggggggcgagtgcTGCagggtgggaacccaaagcccatttgtgggcaactggacatgcccttacagaagggtctctgggaggagacgagccagagagggtgcaatgtagcaacgatgaaaaatacaactttcctctagttcctaaatgcttcctccccacccactatcatgatccgaattctaccttgcaagtctggctagaccagaggatgtacactggtacatataggaaccagaaacacagggaattcagggcgaatgatcccttcaggaccagtggtgtgagtggagatactgggagggtagagggaggatgggttggaaagggagaatcgattacaaggatctacatgggacctcctccctgggggatggacaacagaaaagcaggtgaagggagacgtcagacagggcaagatatgacaaaataataatttataaattatcaagggttcaagagggaggagggagtggggagggaggaggaaaaatgaggagctgatgccaggggtttaagtggaaagtaaatgttttgagaatgatgaggggaatgaatgtaaatgtgctttacacaattgatgtatgtgtggtttgtgatgagttgtatgagcccctaataaaatgatttaaaaaccacAAAAGGCCTTTTTGTTTATAATCTCCTTTCAAAaagattaggagccctggtggtacaatggttacgtgttgggctgctaaccaaaaggtaagcagtttgaaaccaccacccactctgagggagaaagatgaggctcagaatcaactcgatggcagtgagccccCAAAGACTGGTCCTTTGACATACACAAAGATCATAGGTAAAGAAGCTGGGCGGAGTTACAGTATCTTCATTCCTTATCGGTCTCTGGTTAAGGCACTCACAGAGGTGAGCCTGAAAACCAGCATTTCTGACACcaagaccagcctgtgtgctccacACACCATGACCATCAGGTGGAGGAGACTACAGTGGTCAGCTTTGTGCAGTAACTCGAGGTCAGATGTGAAGGTGCTGCGGCAGACAAGGCAAACCCTCCTGGGGAGAAGAAAGTACATACACACCCTAACCCATGACCCTGCCACACGGCTTCTGTCCCCTCTGAGTCACTTTCTTTGGTACCAGGTCTTCTTCTGAGCAGCCAGGATAATAAGAGATCTAAGGGCATGAGGGAGGAGAAGAGTTTGCTTCCAAGGACCACAGGACAGAATGAGCCACATATCAACCTTTTCTTACCATGAAGTCTTCGATCTTCTGTTTGCCTTGGGTTTTCACCTGCATTATCGCCTTCTGCTTTTGTTGCAAGACCTCCAGTTGGGAATTAAGTAGTTCCTGTGGGAGAGGGCCTTATTGGAAAGCTGTGCCTGAGAGTcctcttggtctcccaaagcccccTGATCTTTCAGGAAGGCATGTGAGACTGGGTGgggacccacctggctggatgggatggggaggggagagacCTGGGACCCCAGGCACTTAGGAGAATGTGTCATCCATGAGTGATTGCAGTTGATATATGAATGAGGCTTTAAGGTTAGGAAAGGATTTTCACAGACTTTCTGCCATTTGTCTGGTTGGAAGTAAGTTGCATTCTGTTCTGTTTGCCCTCTTTGAAAGGTGTGACAACCATGCCCCAGAGAAGTCAAGTTACTCATTGATAGTCTTATAGAAAGCTCAGGAACTTAGCCTTTGAACTTAGACCTTCTGATTCAAAATCACAtgtcttgggggaggggggagagggcaggaaggggaagagaaaaatgaggagctgatttcaggagcccaagcagaaagcgagtgttttgagaatgatgagggcaacgaatgtataagtgtgctttacacaattgatgtatgtatggattgtgataagagttgtatgagccccaataaaacgatttgaaaaaaaatcacatgtcTTTTTCACTCTGCTTTCTGGTGTGACTTAACAAGACTTCAGATTTTGGAAGCAAATGATACTCCAGAGATAACGAGacactccctcccccttcccctcaagAATGTTGACCCTGCTTGACTCTGCACGGGGTGTGGGGGGTGAGCCACAGTGGTGTAGGCCCAGAAGAAAGAGGTATCTATAACTCCCACATCCACCCTGAACTTCTGATCCAACAGAGGAGGCCAGGAAGGAATGCCCAGTGTTTACCTTGTACTTTTGGGCAGCATCTTCCATCACGGTGACTTTGTGTTGTTTGTGTTCCTTGGATTCCCGACACACGATACAGAGAAAGTTCCCGTCGTTCTCACAGAAGTAGTGCAGCTGCTCCTGGTGCTTCTGGCACTTTCGTTCACCCCTTCCTGGCTGCTCCTCGCTGGGACACATCTCTTGGATCATCTCCACCAGATTCATCAACACCCAGTTGGTCGTCAATGCGTCCTTCCGCACAGGGTGCTTACAGAGGGGGCACTTCAGTAAGCCGACTGATGGATCCACATTCCCAGTGAGGCATTTGAGACAGAAATTGTGCCCACAGCCAATGGTGACAGGGTTCTGAAAAATTCCTAAGCAGATGGGGCAGATCACCTCCTCCTGCAGCTTAGTGAACACCTGGGAACTGCTCATGATGGAGCAGGAGGGCTGCGTCCAGACGTGTCTGGTCTGTGGGAAGGCTTCTCTGATTAGCACGGAGGTGGACTGTGGACACGGGTTCTTGCAaaggagaaggaaacggagatcAAGGTGGCCCAAGAGGCTACCAAAGAGATTAAGGGGTTGGGTGGGAGAGAAACATAAATGGATACTTTATAAAAAGAGTCAAAATTAGAGCATAGGGACTCTTAAAGGGAAAAAGACCAGGTGGGCCAACCTACCTTACTTCCTCTTGAGAACAAATAAATGCTGTGATTGACTCTCTGCTGCTTATAAAGCAGGGAAAGCTCTCCTGAACCTTGAACTTTATTAAAATGTTTATGAGGCAGTTAACTGGTATCTAAATGGCCAACCGACCAAAGTCCCCTGGATAGGAGACTTCCCAACAACTTCAATAAGGAATAGAAAGGCTGGGTGAGGTCCCCAGAGGTCACATCAGAGGAGGCTGGTCAGAAGTCCACAGCCATGGTTTGGGGCATTTCTTGTCTACAGAGCCAACCCTTAAAGCTCGtcctgtgtgtgtcagaataaCATTTTCAAAAGCCGGTCTTCAGAAGTATACCCCCAAAGCTTTCTCGTGAGGCATCTCTGGAAGGACTTGAACCAGCAGACTCTCAGTGAGCTGATGAGCGTCTTAGTTATTTACACCACCCAGCAGAGGAGGGCAGGATCGATTCTGTACCTCAAACACGTTGGTTCCTCATTTTGAAGAGTTCTTTGAAGACAGGGACACTGTCATCTACTCCAGGGATTTTCCCATCACAAGAGAGAAACCATCGTCCCTCTCACGGGGAGACTCCTAGTCCAGGGGGGAAGGCAAGGGCACAAGAAACTCCTCTACAAGGCTCTTCTCCTGGTTTGCACAATGTCCTTGACCCTAGTGAGTCTTGACATCCCCACAGAATCAGCCACAATCtgtctttcctcctttccctgtATGTATTGAATATGCTGGTGGCTCGGTGTCCATCCTTGGTTTTTGCTGGGAAACTACACCCTTGGTAAAAAGGAGGGAAGCCCCAGGATGACACAGAGTGACACAGTGCCTATCACcatggattcaaacataacaaAGACCATGGGGACAGCTAGGGACTGGGCCACATTTCTCTCGGTGACACtgatgggtgccatgccctggaatGGGATCCATTACTAAGAGCACCAAGAGCCGTAACGACAGTCCAGGCGCTCCATTCCCACAGTGAGTTATATGCTGggcaacccacagggaagttagaTCCTGTCCTATGTGGTCGCCAGGAGTCCCCCTGGCATCAATGGCAGTTTTATGTCTGTGTTTCTTGCTGATTCTCGGTGCTCCTCTGAACTGCTGTAACTTATGACTCCCGCCCAGACCAGGAAACTCTTTAACCAGCATGTACTCTCTTCTGGGCCTGAAGGCAATTGTGTTTTATAATCTTTCCTCCTTCCTATGCGTCTTCCTCCTGAGTTTCAACTAGTTGACTGTCTCCTGAATCTGCCCTCTGTCTTCACTAAGAAGCAGCCCTTGATTTAACATGTaataatatatttcatatattcatCTTTCATCAGAGGAGTTGTAGCTGATTTTATGAAGATAGGCAGAGACATTCTAATGTGCCTGGGACACCCCCCTGACTTCCCAGCTTGGTCTTGGAATCATTATTAATATTGTCTCTATCCACTCTCAAAGTGTCCAGtttacctgatacctgatttaTCTTAGTTGGAGCACTGTTGAAATGATCCCATTAGTAGTATTTTCAGACCTGCCGTTCCTCCAGGCCTCTTTAATTGTCTGCTGTGAGGCGGAATGGAGCATCTTAGGGAGATGGTCCCACACAGGGGCTTCACCAGTGGGCTCCAATCTAACAACAGCGTTTCCTTCTCTTGTATAAAAATAAACAGACCAAGAAACCTCACTGCTGTCTAGTTAATTCCAACTCCAAGGGATCTcaaagggtttctgagcctgtcactctttacaggtgtagaaagtctTGTGTTTCCCCCAACACACCaaccggtggtttcgaaccgctcatCTTGAGGTTTGCAGTCCAGAATGTAAACCCTCCACCACCCCTACTTCAGTTGTATAAGTTTGCTATTTTGACTGCCTGGCCTTTAACAATAACAGCATTTGTGTACGGATCCATAGTTTATACTAATCCTAAACTGCCCTTGGAGATAAAATTTAACTTTTAAATTTAAATCGAAGTGGCACACTGATTTTAACAACGGCCATGATTTGGATGCTTTCAGTGTGGGGACCAATTTTCTTTACTCGATTTGTTCCTGTCTGCCAGCTCCCTGAAGAAAAccaaccttaaaaaaaaattaaaaaacaaaaaacaaggaaagaaagagaaaaaagaaaatcgaccttaaaaaacaaagaaagaaagaaaagaaaatcgacCTTATCACCCTAGTTTACAGAATTAATTTGCATATGTTATGCATGCATTAAATAACAAATGTAATTCTCCCCATAAATCCAAAGTATCAGTAAGCACCAGCAATGTAAATATTGTCcactatcttttaaaataaagctATTAGGGTCTCATTAAGGATTCTATGAGAGGTGCTTTGctcacccatttttctttcttttaagttcATGtataggtttattttattttcgTGTGTAGTGATTATTTTTTGATGTGGCAaacatatacacaacaaaacattctccaattcaacatattcgacatgtataattcagtgccattgattatattcttcacaTTGTAGGACCACTATCAATACCCTTTTCTGAatgattccaccaccattgacatcAAGTCACCCTGATCAACAACTCTTCCTCCGTCACGCATGGTAACCGTTGGTCAAATTTgcttttttttagtagttttcttgatataatattcatataCCATACACTTTCATAATTAAGTtgcgtttcttttttaaaataaatcattttattggggctcatacaactcctatcacaatccatacgtacatcaattgagtaaagcacccttatacattcgttgccctcatcgttctcaaaattcgccttccacttgggttcctggaatcggctcattttccttttttccctcactctcactccctggtcccccctccctcatgaacccttaataatttataaataattattttaccttatcttacactgcctggcatctcccctcacccaccttcctgttgcccatcccccagagaggaggttacatgtagatccctgagattggttctccctttctacacccccttccctcccggtgtcgccactctcaccactggctctgaggggttcatccgtcctagattccctgtgtttccagaaccctactgcaccgctgtgcatcctctggtctaaccacatccgcaaggtagaattgggatcatgataattgggggggaggaagtgttcaagaactagaggcaggttttgagtttcattgttgctacactgaaccctgagtgactcatctcctccccactactcatCTGCAAGGgatttccagttgtctacagatgggcattgggtccccatcacacactcccctcattcacagtgatgtgattttttcccccgtctttgttttttgaaacctggtcccctcggcccttcatgatcacacatgttggtgtgctgcttccatgtgggctttgctgcttatgGGCtatatggttgcttgtttactttcaagcctttaagtccccagacgctatatctctcaatagccaggcaccatcagctttcttcaccacacttacttatgcacacattcctcttcagcgtttatgtggggaaggtgatcacacaatgatggtttgtgttctttggtgtctgctacctggtccgttcaacaccttgtattcacttaggctgtgtgcttcttctctgtgggctttgttgcttccaagctagatggctgcttgtttgccttcaagcctttaagaacccagacactatatctttttgatagacgggcaccatcagctttcttcaccacatttgcgtatgcacacatctgtcttcagtgatcatgtcgggaaggtgggtatcatggaatgaccgtttagctgagcaaggtgctattgtattgagggagtgtgcatgaggaggcccaatgtccacctgctaccttaagtTGCTTTTCAAAAGAGTTGTGCATACATCATCACAATGGATTCTAAGGCTCCCTACctccccacattcattgtttgcttctcAAATCTCCTTACCCCAAATCCACCCCATTTCCATGTCCCCAATAAACCATTCCACTAGAGTCTCTATGAATTCACTCCTTCTATGTTTCACAAACtggaacaattaaaaacaaaaacaaaaggaaacagaaagaaggaaataataagaacataaagagaaaaataaaaatagagagtaagaaagaaaacaccacgaacaatattttaaaagccagagaagaaatttctgtcatggaaccagtgagaaatatttgagttgttgaagaaaactctggttgggtcaagaaggaggtcaactgaccaagtatcattatATCGTGATATGATTCACCATAATCAAGTGAAtagtaatctctgtctgatagtaaagctgcttGAGTCACTTGCTTTGCAtagaagggatctgccagaggtttaatctgaccagacagtctgcagatggactttgcactctcactgtcctccatagccttctacaggtTGGTTGCTAATAATTTATGCTGATACTGGTCCCTTCAtcttatttggattttgttattgtcatctttggatttcACGGGctagtgtggacttagttgacatctgacttacctggctgcttgtttgaatacaagcctttaagaccccaaacactattctgactaatagccaggcaccatctgctttcttcaccacactttgctgtagcacccttatcttcagaaatcatttctttaaaaaaaatcattttattaggggctcatacaactcttatcacaatccatacatacatcaattgtgtacagcacatttgtacattcattgccctcatcattctcaaaacatatgctctccacctaagcccctggcgtcagctcctcattttccccctcctctttgttcccgcctccctcatgaatttataaattattattttgtcatatcttgccctgtccgacgtccagAAATCATTTCATAAAGGTCAtttttgagcagggccatgatctaAGAACTAGTAGTTATGTGGGAACTAGCTAGAGTTACGTGGGAGCCCAGCATCTGGCTGCTTGTCCCCAGGGCTATGAATGGCTCAGGTTTACTTTTTCAGTCACActgtaataaaaacaaaaaaacaacacaagaaacagcaataacaaaacaaaaaacaaacaagctatcaaacaaataaacaaacaaacgcctcccaaacaaagaaaaccattgtcaatcatccccatgGCATATAAGGTGAtagcattgataacatcaataatttatttttaaaaatttatccaatggcatagaatttaagatactgttgatatgaggcGTTTATATAAATATAGTCCAACTGCAGGCTGCAATCCATGAGCTGGTGCTTTGTACAGACTGATTTCTTAATTGAGTTCTGTTTACATGGGTGTTCTCCAGTCTCTCCCGCTCAAATGTGGGTGCCTGGAGCCTCTGTGGGTGGCCTCATGACTGCTGCTATCACCGCTCTTTGTTTCTCCTGCACGccggcagcctctgtgttgtccgtggcgtactgggcaagaacctgcctgcttctgtgtgctggtaccggggcgcaccgcatccttgtcagatgaatgtcaGATGGGGCCGCTCTTCTTCTTccactcttctccagggctgtgaccgATGACGTAGCCTTAACAGTCTTACCCGCGCCTGGTCACGGCCCCTTGCTCCGCCCAAGAATTGCTGAATACAAtactgcatgtgttgcattagCACTTCCCATACCTATGTGGTAACGCAGCGCATGCAGTACCACAGTGCATACACAACGCATCATGTATatcatgagccctaacacagggctgctctatgcaaacagtcatgtcatcacattctggaatatcatcagcCTGCGTCAGGCCTCCGTCTATACACGCTGCACTGTGTACATGCGGTAAGGCAGCGCATGTAGTaatgcagcacatgcagtaacacagcatgtatagttattgttgataccatattgtttttgctgaccctcttttccacttacagaggtagtttactgattttctttgaaataaatattcaaaaatatttaacctactgatggctcaattaatgtaattttattg
Proteins encoded in this window:
- the TRIM31 gene encoding E3 ubiquitin-protein ligase TRIM31, with product MSSSQVFTKLQEEVICPICLGIFQNPVTIGCGHNFCLKCLTGNVDPSVGLLKCPLCKHPVRKDALTTNWVLMNLVEMIQEMCPSEEQPGRGERKCQKHQEQLHYFCENDGNFLCIVCRESKEHKQHKVTVMEDAAQKYKELLNSQLEVLQQKQKAIMQVKTQGKQKIEDFMAQVEQEIERVTAEFNQQFQVLKEEETALMSRLHELAQEGENASNLYITSIDAQLNFLDRFIQSLKAKKQMTPSDLLWLVFAKASEASGVGQAPVTFDATSAHPDLILSQDLKTVTLGAISSNNSEAPDEPARFNPFRCVVGSPGLSCGQQAWEAELRGPEGGACIVGVASEHAARRDFLSLEPAAGFWTLRFSARQCQALVEGGTRKDLQARPSRVGVSVDHERGEVAFYDAATAEHIYTFHASFPGQIFPFFRLLFPGTQITLRPWSR